In the genome of Chrysiogenia bacterium, the window CCTGTGAGCCTTCTCACAGAAGTTTGGCGGTTTCTTCCTCATACTGATTTCACGGTGAAGCGACCAAGGGGACCGTTCTTCAAAACGGTCGCCGAAGGGAGGGGGGGCCTCTTAAGTACCTCGAGAGACCCCTCCTTTGAGAGCAGCACGACCGGCAAGGAACATGGGCCAGGCGCCCTGGGACTTGCCGGTCGTGCTGTTTATTGGCTGTTTCAGGTTGCGACGCTGACGGGTGAGGGCCGGTCACTTGCTCTTTACGCCCAGCCTCAAATTGCGCCCGTGATTTCAATGGGTTATGATGCCCCTCTGGGAAGAATGGGGCACGGGCGGCGCTTTGAAGGGGTTTGCGGCAGAGCGCCTGCAGGAAACTGGAACACCGACCCATGCGTGTTTTGATCACAGGTGGAGCAGGATTCATCGGCTCACATCTGGCCGAGTCCCTCGTAGCCGACGGCCACGAACTGACCATCCTCGACAATTTCTCGACCGGCTGCGCAAGCAACCTTGAGCACCTGAAGGGTGCCCCGATGCGCCTCGTAGAGGGCTCCATCCTCGACGAGGCCCTGCTGCGCGAGGCCGTGGCCGATGCCGACTGCATCTACCACCTGGCCGCCGCTGTGGGCGTTCGCTACATCATCGAAAATCCGCTGCAGACCATCACCACCAACGTCGAAGGCACCGCCGCCCTGCTGCGCGCGGCGGCGCAGCGCAAGACGCCCACGCTGGTGGTCTCGACTTCCGAGGTCTATGGCAAAAATGCCAAGGCCCCGCTGAGCGAAGAAGACGACTCGGTGACCGGCCCCGCGCACCTCTCGCGCTGGGGCTATGCGTGCACCAAGGCGCTCGACGAGTTCCTGGCCCTGGCCTACCACCGCGAGCAGGGGCTTCCCGTCGTCATCGTGCGCCTCTTTAATACTGTCGGTCCGCGCCAGACCGGGCGCTACGGCATGGTGATCCCGCGCTTTGTCTCCGCGGCATTGCGGGGGGAGACCCTTGAGGTCCATGGCGACGGGGAGCAGAGCCGCACCTTCTGCGACGTCGAGGACGCCGTGCGCGGGATGCGCGCCCTCATGGATGAGAGCGCCGCCGTGGGCGAGGTCTTCAACCTGGGCGGAACCGAAGAGATCTCCATCCGCGCCCTGGCCGAGCGGATCATCGCGCTCACCGGGTCGGACTCGCAGATCCGGCTGGTTCCCTACGAGGAAGCCTTTGCCAGCAACTTCGAAGACATGCGCCGCCG includes:
- a CDS encoding GDP-mannose 4,6-dehydratase, which produces MRVLITGGAGFIGSHLAESLVADGHELTILDNFSTGCASNLEHLKGAPMRLVEGSILDEALLREAVADADCIYHLAAAVGVRYIIENPLQTITTNVEGTAALLRAAAQRKTPTLVVSTSEVYGKNAKAPLSEEDDSVTGPAHLSRWGYACTKALDEFLALAYHREQGLPVVIVRLFNTVGPRQTGRYGMVIPRFVSAALRGETLEVHGDGEQSRTFCDVEDAVRGMRALMDESAAVGEVFNLGGTEEISIRALAERIIALTGSDSQIRLVPYEEAFASNFEDMRRRVPDISKAGRVAGYKPRYSLDQILSRIVEHKRRVEHAA